A single region of the Thermostichus vulcanus str. 'Rupite' genome encodes:
- the psbV gene encoding photosystem II cytochrome c-550 produces MFSKSFPFQNLFTLACRRLLASLLIALLAVFGWGLAPVFAASSSRDIPAVALSPTESITFTERELARGKKLFSSTCAQCHIGGQTYPNPDVGLKLSDLEGATPPRDNVLAIVDYIKNPVTYDGTESLLEYHPNTQLLSEYPRLRNLSDEDLKLIAGYILVQAKTLPGWGGTKSESHSDLAGYL; encoded by the coding sequence ATGTTTAGCAAATCTTTTCCTTTTCAAAATTTGTTCACGCTAGCGTGCCGTCGGTTGCTGGCCTCGCTTTTGATCGCATTGCTAGCTGTGTTCGGCTGGGGGCTGGCTCCTGTGTTTGCAGCCTCTTCCAGCAGAGATATTCCTGCCGTGGCTTTGTCGCCAACCGAGTCCATTACGTTTACTGAGAGGGAGTTGGCTAGGGGTAAGAAGCTCTTTAGCTCCACCTGCGCCCAGTGCCACATTGGCGGACAAACCTACCCCAACCCGGATGTGGGCCTGAAGCTCTCTGATTTGGAAGGGGCAACCCCCCCTCGGGATAATGTGCTGGCCATTGTAGATTACATCAAGAACCCGGTCACTTACGACGGCACAGAATCCCTGCTGGAGTATCATCCCAACACCCAGCTCCTCAGCGAGTACCCCCGTCTGCGCAATCTCAGTGATGAAGATTTGAAACTAATCGCAGGCTATATCCTGGTGCAGGCGAAAACCCTGCCCGGCTGGGGTG
- the recN gene encoding DNA repair protein RecN: MLRLLRIENFALIERLEILFQPGLNVLTGETGAGKSIILDALDTALGGTARALRSGSERGLVEAVFLLNEELQAWLNQEGIDPLEEGLVCSRELLLREGDGKLTSRSRVNGVLVNKTQMLNLRSKLVEITAQGQTVQIQSPQTQRRWLDDFGGEALLGKRAEVSQLYQTWHHLKAEIESRQQDQQLRLQRLDMLEFQAQELTALRLEDPEELGKLERERDRLAHSVELQKQSYEAHQLLYQNDSGSPAIADLLGQAERLLQEMAQVDPDLTPLAEMVSSALIQVEEAGRELIRYGETLEADPSRLNKIERRLAQLKQACRKYGPTLAQVIAHAERVQAELAQIQGDGTNLEQLQAQLDKAFQKLEHHCQALSQLRQQAARQLEKALIQELQPLGMSAVQFQVQIQTGSPTAEGWDQVSFWISPNPGEPLQPLASIASGGEMSRFLLALKAVFSRIDPVATMVFDEIDTGVSGKVAQAIATKLHSIAQDHQILCVTHQPLIAALADHHMRVHKIVQRKRTSVRVDPLGEEERREELAQLTAGHSAQEAMTFVEALLKQAAQLRKQQLASPA, encoded by the coding sequence ATGTTGCGCCTGTTGCGGATTGAGAACTTTGCCCTGATCGAGCGACTGGAGATCCTCTTTCAGCCGGGGTTAAACGTACTCACTGGCGAAACCGGAGCGGGCAAATCGATTATCCTCGATGCTTTGGATACTGCCCTAGGTGGTACGGCACGGGCTTTGCGCAGCGGTAGCGAACGCGGCTTGGTAGAGGCCGTTTTTCTATTGAATGAGGAGTTGCAAGCCTGGTTGAACCAAGAAGGCATTGACCCCCTAGAGGAGGGCTTGGTTTGTAGTCGGGAACTGCTGTTGCGGGAGGGTGATGGCAAGCTCACCAGCCGCTCACGGGTGAATGGGGTACTGGTGAACAAAACCCAGATGCTCAATCTACGCAGCAAATTGGTGGAGATCACCGCCCAAGGGCAAACAGTTCAAATCCAATCTCCACAAACGCAGCGCCGTTGGCTAGACGATTTTGGTGGGGAAGCGCTCTTGGGCAAGCGAGCCGAGGTTAGTCAGTTATACCAAACCTGGCACCACCTCAAAGCCGAAATTGAGTCCCGCCAGCAAGACCAACAACTGCGCCTGCAACGGCTGGATATGCTCGAGTTCCAAGCCCAAGAGCTCACTGCCCTACGCCTGGAGGATCCGGAGGAACTTGGCAAACTAGAACGGGAACGGGATCGCCTCGCCCACAGTGTGGAACTGCAAAAGCAAAGTTACGAAGCCCACCAACTGCTCTACCAAAACGACAGCGGCTCTCCAGCAATTGCCGACCTCTTGGGGCAAGCAGAACGGTTGCTCCAGGAGATGGCCCAAGTGGATCCCGATCTCACTCCCCTGGCGGAAATGGTGAGCAGTGCGCTCATTCAGGTGGAAGAGGCTGGACGAGAGCTAATTCGCTACGGAGAAACGCTGGAGGCGGATCCCAGTCGATTAAACAAAATTGAACGGCGGTTGGCCCAACTCAAGCAAGCCTGCCGCAAATATGGCCCCACCCTGGCTCAGGTCATCGCCCATGCAGAACGGGTACAGGCGGAACTGGCGCAAATTCAAGGGGATGGCACCAACTTGGAGCAGCTGCAAGCTCAGCTAGATAAGGCCTTTCAAAAACTAGAGCACCATTGCCAAGCACTGTCTCAACTGCGGCAACAAGCAGCCCGTCAATTGGAAAAGGCCTTGATCCAGGAACTCCAACCGCTGGGGATGAGCGCTGTGCAATTTCAGGTACAGATCCAAACTGGATCCCCGACCGCAGAAGGGTGGGATCAGGTGAGTTTTTGGATTAGCCCCAACCCCGGTGAGCCGCTACAACCCCTGGCTAGCATCGCCTCTGGAGGGGAGATGAGCCGCTTTTTGTTGGCTCTGAAAGCTGTATTTAGCCGTATCGATCCAGTGGCCACGATGGTTTTTGATGAGATCGATACCGGGGTTTCCGGCAAAGTGGCCCAAGCCATCGCCACCAAACTGCATAGCATCGCCCAAGACCACCAAATCCTCTGTGTGACCCATCAGCCCTTGATTGCTGCCCTGGCGGATCACCACATGCGTGTACACAAAATCGTGCAGAGAAAACGAACCTCTGTGCGGGTGGATCCCCTAGGAGAAGAAGAACGCCGCGAAGAATTGGCGCAACTGACGGCTGGCCACTCGGCCCAAGAGGCGATGACGTTTGTGGAAGCCCTCCTCAAGCAAGCGGCTCAACTGCGCAAACAACAACTGGCCAGCCCTGCCTAG
- a CDS encoding DUF924 family protein, with protein MTVAASTPEEILRFWFGDPAGPEYGQPRPEWFKKDPEFDQTIQKRFLPVYEQAAAGQLQVWQEPLDPSGQGSPFSCLALILVLDQFPRNMFRGTPRAFATDPLALQAARQAVAQGLDHQLLPVQRWFVYLPFEHSEDLADQRRSVELFEQLQSDPASQNAIDYARRHLEIIQRFGRFPHRNAILNRPSTAEELEFLQQPGSSF; from the coding sequence GTGACGGTAGCCGCCAGTACCCCGGAAGAGATCCTCCGGTTTTGGTTCGGGGATCCCGCAGGCCCAGAGTATGGTCAGCCGCGCCCGGAGTGGTTCAAGAAGGATCCGGAGTTTGACCAGACCATCCAGAAACGGTTTTTGCCAGTGTATGAGCAGGCGGCAGCAGGGCAGTTGCAGGTTTGGCAGGAGCCACTGGATCCTAGCGGCCAGGGATCCCCCTTCAGTTGTCTGGCCTTGATCCTGGTGTTGGATCAGTTTCCCCGCAATATGTTTCGCGGCACCCCCCGCGCGTTTGCGACGGATCCCTTGGCGTTGCAGGCGGCACGACAGGCCGTGGCCCAGGGGTTGGATCATCAACTTTTGCCAGTACAGCGTTGGTTTGTTTATCTCCCTTTCGAGCACAGCGAGGATTTGGCGGATCAACGGCGATCTGTGGAGCTATTTGAGCAGTTGCAGTCAGATCCCGCTAGCCAGAATGCCATCGACTACGCCCGTCGCCATCTAGAGATCATCCAGCGCTTTGGCCGCTTTCCCCATCGCAACGCTATTCTCAACCGCCCCTCGACAGCGGAAGAACTGGAGTTTCTACAACAGCCGGGCTCTTCTTTCTGA